The Delphinus delphis chromosome 2, mDelDel1.2, whole genome shotgun sequence genome contains a region encoding:
- the TMEM229B gene encoding transmembrane protein 229B isoform X1, with translation MASAEPLTALSRWYLYAIHGYFCEVMFTAAWEFVVNFNWKFPGVTSVWALFIYGTSILIVERMYLRLRGRCPLLVRCLIYTLWTYLWEFTTGFILRQFNACPWDYSQFDFDFMGLITLEYAVPWFCGALIMEQFIIRNTLRLRFDKNAEPGEPSGPLALANGHVKTD, from the coding sequence ATGGCTTCCGCCGAGCCCCTGACGGCGCTGTCCCGCTGGTACCTGTACGCCATCCATGGCTACTTCTGCGAGGTGATGTTCACGGCGGCCTGGGAATTCGTGGTGAACTTTAACTGGAAGTTCCCGGGGGTCACGAGCGTGTGGGCGCTCTTCATCTACGGCACGTCCATCCTCATCGTGGAGCGCATGTACCTGCGCCTGCGCGGCCGCTGCCCGCTGCTGGTGCGCTGCCTCATCTACACGCTCTGGACCTACCTGTGGGAGTTCACCACCGGCTTCATCCTGCGCCAGTTCAACGCCTGCCCCTGGGACTACTCCCAGTTCGACTTTGACTTCATGGGCCTCATCACCCTGGAGTACGCCGTGCCCTGGTTCTGCGGGGCCCTCATCATGGAGCAGTTCATCATCCGCAACACCCTCCGCCTCCGCTTTGACAAGAACGCCGAGCCCGGGGAGCCCAGCGGCCCCCTGGCCCTGGCCAACGGCCACGTCAAGACTGactga